From a single Hypanus sabinus isolate sHypSab1 chromosome 7, sHypSab1.hap1, whole genome shotgun sequence genomic region:
- the LOC132396568 gene encoding C-C motif chemokine 19-like, translating into MKTVPAALFLLSAIAALWSISQASDNIKSLSDCCLSTSPKRIPAQLVISYKIQKAGDGCNVDAVAFKTKKQIVLCSPPEESWVIRLKRIVKRKMKKSRNQKKQN; encoded by the exons ATGAAGACGGTGCCTGCTGCCTTATTCCTGCTCTCCGCCATTGCTGCTTTGTGGAGCATTTCTCAAG CCAGCGACAATATCAAGAGCTTGAGCGACTGCTGCCTTTCAACAAGCCCAAAAAGAATCCCAGCCCAGTTGGTGATATCCTACAAGATACAGAAGGCTGGGGATGGATGTAACGTCGACGCTGTTGC GTTCAAGACCAAGAAGCAAATAGTCCTCTGTTCCCCTCCTGAGGAGAGTTGGGTGATTAGACTGAAGAGAATCGTgaaaaggaaaatgaagaaatcGCGTAACCA GAAAAAGCAGAACTGA